A window of Phycodurus eques isolate BA_2022a chromosome 5, UOR_Pequ_1.1, whole genome shotgun sequence contains these coding sequences:
- the wash1 gene encoding WASH complex subunit 1 isoform X2 encodes MVRMTQKHCLEGQVYSVPLIQPDLRREEAIHQIADALFFLETISTDIFRRVSESVEKNRHHLLSVTDRIRLVQARVDRIKGSKKATKVFSSAKYPAPDRLQDYLSLFTGAADPSTQARPRHRIQNKLRPFCEKTLQLVYFPVCVGNKKKSEDETEEGLGSLPRNISSVSSLLLFNTTENLYKKYVFLDPLAGAVTKTHTTIETEKEQKPFDAPLSITKREQLERLTAENYFYVPDLGQVPEIDVPSYLPDLPGIADDLSYSADLGPGFAPSGTTHSIPELPTFSEESTGGELHPSVLPPPPPPPPPPPPPPPPPPATTTPAGPPPPPPLPAETTSDGVRVPSSGTVSGAPSEVVQPSDGRASLLESIRNAGGIGNAKLRNVKERKMEKKKQKEQEQVGAASNGGDFMSDLFNKLAMRRKGISGKVPAGGDSTEPPAGAGGAFARMSDVIPPLPAPHTTTTDDDDWEV; translated from the exons ATGGTCAG GATGACCCAGAAGCACTGCCTGGAGGGTCAGGTGTACTCTGTGCCTCTCATACAGCCGGACCTGAGGAGAGAGGAGGCCATTCACCAGATAGCAGATGCATTGTTCTTCCTGGAGACCATCTCTACAGATATTTTCAGGAG AGTTTCTGAGAGTGTGGAGAAAAATCGCCACCACCTGTTGAGTGTCACTGACCGGATCCGACTGGTTCAGGCTCGCGTTGACAGGATCAAAGGCAGTAAAAAAGCCaccaag GTTTTCTCCAGTGCTAAGTATCCAGCCCCAGACCGACTCCAGGACTACTTGTCTCTCTTCACCGGAGCCGCCGACCCCTCGACACAAGCCCGGCCTCGACATAGGATACAGAACAAACTTCGCCCCTTCTGTGAGAAGACTTTACAG CTGGTCTACTTCCCGGTGTGCGTAGGCAACAAGAAAAAATCAGAGGATGAGACGGAAGAAGGGCTGGGTAGCCTGCCTCGCAACATCTCCTCTGTCAGCTCGCTGTTGCTCTTCAACACCACTGAGAACCT CTACAAGAAGTACGTGTTCCTTGATCCTCTGGCGGGAGCTGTGACCAAGACACACACAACCATCGAGACGGAAAAAGAGCAGAAACCTTTTGATGCTCCATTGTCCATCACAAAGAGAGAACAGCTCGAGAGACTG ACTGCAGAGAACTATTTCTACGTACCAGACTTGGGTCAGGTTCCTGAGATCGATGTGCCGTCATACCTGCCGGACCTGCCGGGTATCGCCGATGACTTGTCCTACAGTGCCGACCTAGGCCCCGGCTTCGCCCCATCGGGAACCACGCACAGCATTCCAGAGCTTCCGACCTTCTCTGAGGAGAGCACTG GAGGTGAGCTCCACCCTAgtgttcttcctcctcctccgccgccgccaccaccaccacctccaccaccacctcctcctcccgcAACTACAACTCCAGCAGGACCGCCTCCTCCGCCACCGCTTCCAGCAGAAACCACCTCAGATGGCGTCAGAGTTCCCAGCTCAG GCACAGTGTCTGGTGCCCCCAGTGAGGTGGTCCAGCCCTCAGACGGTCGAGCCAGCCTCCTAGAGTCCATCCGCAATGCTGGCGGGATCGGCAACGCCAAGTTGCGCAATGTCAAGGAGCGCAAGATGGAGAAGAAGAAACAGAAGGAGCAGGAGCAAG TCGGAGCAGCGTCCAATGGCGGCGACTTCATGTCCGATCTCTTCAACAAGCTCGCCATGCGCAGGAAAG GTATTTCTGGCAAGGTTCCCGCTGGTGGGGATTCAACCGAACCTCCTGCCGGTGCCGGAGGAGCGTTCGCGAGAATGTCCGATGTCATCCCCCCACTTCCCGCCCCGCACACGACCACGACAGACGACGACGACTGGGAGGTCTGA
- the wash1 gene encoding WASH complex subunit 1 isoform X3 → MTQKHCLEGQVYSVPLIQPDLRREEAIHQIADALFFLETISTDIFRRVSESVEKNRHHLLSVTDRIRLVQARVDRIKGSKKATKVFSSAKYPAPDRLQDYLSLFTGAADPSTQARPRHRIQNKLRPFCEKTLQEKLVYFPVCVGNKKKSEDETEEGLGSLPRNISSVSSLLLFNTTENLYKKYVFLDPLAGAVTKTHTTIETEKEQKPFDAPLSITKREQLERLTAENYFYVPDLGQVPEIDVPSYLPDLPGIADDLSYSADLGPGFAPSGTTHSIPELPTFSEESTGGELHPSVLPPPPPPPPPPPPPPPPPPATTTPAGPPPPPPLPAETTSDGVRVPSSGTVSGAPSEVVQPSDGRASLLESIRNAGGIGNAKLRNVKERKMEKKKQKEQEQVGAASNGGDFMSDLFNKLAMRRKGISGKVPAGGDSTEPPAGAGGAFARMSDVIPPLPAPHTTTTDDDDWEV, encoded by the exons ATGACCCAGAAGCACTGCCTGGAGGGTCAGGTGTACTCTGTGCCTCTCATACAGCCGGACCTGAGGAGAGAGGAGGCCATTCACCAGATAGCAGATGCATTGTTCTTCCTGGAGACCATCTCTACAGATATTTTCAGGAG AGTTTCTGAGAGTGTGGAGAAAAATCGCCACCACCTGTTGAGTGTCACTGACCGGATCCGACTGGTTCAGGCTCGCGTTGACAGGATCAAAGGCAGTAAAAAAGCCaccaag GTTTTCTCCAGTGCTAAGTATCCAGCCCCAGACCGACTCCAGGACTACTTGTCTCTCTTCACCGGAGCCGCCGACCCCTCGACACAAGCCCGGCCTCGACATAGGATACAGAACAAACTTCGCCCCTTCTGTGAGAAGACTTTACAG GAGAAGCTGGTCTACTTCCCGGTGTGCGTAGGCAACAAGAAAAAATCAGAGGATGAGACGGAAGAAGGGCTGGGTAGCCTGCCTCGCAACATCTCCTCTGTCAGCTCGCTGTTGCTCTTCAACACCACTGAGAACCT CTACAAGAAGTACGTGTTCCTTGATCCTCTGGCGGGAGCTGTGACCAAGACACACACAACCATCGAGACGGAAAAAGAGCAGAAACCTTTTGATGCTCCATTGTCCATCACAAAGAGAGAACAGCTCGAGAGACTG ACTGCAGAGAACTATTTCTACGTACCAGACTTGGGTCAGGTTCCTGAGATCGATGTGCCGTCATACCTGCCGGACCTGCCGGGTATCGCCGATGACTTGTCCTACAGTGCCGACCTAGGCCCCGGCTTCGCCCCATCGGGAACCACGCACAGCATTCCAGAGCTTCCGACCTTCTCTGAGGAGAGCACTG GAGGTGAGCTCCACCCTAgtgttcttcctcctcctccgccgccgccaccaccaccacctccaccaccacctcctcctcccgcAACTACAACTCCAGCAGGACCGCCTCCTCCGCCACCGCTTCCAGCAGAAACCACCTCAGATGGCGTCAGAGTTCCCAGCTCAG GCACAGTGTCTGGTGCCCCCAGTGAGGTGGTCCAGCCCTCAGACGGTCGAGCCAGCCTCCTAGAGTCCATCCGCAATGCTGGCGGGATCGGCAACGCCAAGTTGCGCAATGTCAAGGAGCGCAAGATGGAGAAGAAGAAACAGAAGGAGCAGGAGCAAG TCGGAGCAGCGTCCAATGGCGGCGACTTCATGTCCGATCTCTTCAACAAGCTCGCCATGCGCAGGAAAG GTATTTCTGGCAAGGTTCCCGCTGGTGGGGATTCAACCGAACCTCCTGCCGGTGCCGGAGGAGCGTTCGCGAGAATGTCCGATGTCATCCCCCCACTTCCCGCCCCGCACACGACCACGACAGACGACGACGACTGGGAGGTCTGA
- the wash1 gene encoding WASH complex subunit 1 isoform X1, with translation MVRMTQKHCLEGQVYSVPLIQPDLRREEAIHQIADALFFLETISTDIFRRVSESVEKNRHHLLSVTDRIRLVQARVDRIKGSKKATKVFSSAKYPAPDRLQDYLSLFTGAADPSTQARPRHRIQNKLRPFCEKTLQEKLVYFPVCVGNKKKSEDETEEGLGSLPRNISSVSSLLLFNTTENLYKKYVFLDPLAGAVTKTHTTIETEKEQKPFDAPLSITKREQLERLTAENYFYVPDLGQVPEIDVPSYLPDLPGIADDLSYSADLGPGFAPSGTTHSIPELPTFSEESTGGELHPSVLPPPPPPPPPPPPPPPPPPATTTPAGPPPPPPLPAETTSDGVRVPSSGTVSGAPSEVVQPSDGRASLLESIRNAGGIGNAKLRNVKERKMEKKKQKEQEQVGAASNGGDFMSDLFNKLAMRRKGISGKVPAGGDSTEPPAGAGGAFARMSDVIPPLPAPHTTTTDDDDWEV, from the exons ATGGTCAG GATGACCCAGAAGCACTGCCTGGAGGGTCAGGTGTACTCTGTGCCTCTCATACAGCCGGACCTGAGGAGAGAGGAGGCCATTCACCAGATAGCAGATGCATTGTTCTTCCTGGAGACCATCTCTACAGATATTTTCAGGAG AGTTTCTGAGAGTGTGGAGAAAAATCGCCACCACCTGTTGAGTGTCACTGACCGGATCCGACTGGTTCAGGCTCGCGTTGACAGGATCAAAGGCAGTAAAAAAGCCaccaag GTTTTCTCCAGTGCTAAGTATCCAGCCCCAGACCGACTCCAGGACTACTTGTCTCTCTTCACCGGAGCCGCCGACCCCTCGACACAAGCCCGGCCTCGACATAGGATACAGAACAAACTTCGCCCCTTCTGTGAGAAGACTTTACAG GAGAAGCTGGTCTACTTCCCGGTGTGCGTAGGCAACAAGAAAAAATCAGAGGATGAGACGGAAGAAGGGCTGGGTAGCCTGCCTCGCAACATCTCCTCTGTCAGCTCGCTGTTGCTCTTCAACACCACTGAGAACCT CTACAAGAAGTACGTGTTCCTTGATCCTCTGGCGGGAGCTGTGACCAAGACACACACAACCATCGAGACGGAAAAAGAGCAGAAACCTTTTGATGCTCCATTGTCCATCACAAAGAGAGAACAGCTCGAGAGACTG ACTGCAGAGAACTATTTCTACGTACCAGACTTGGGTCAGGTTCCTGAGATCGATGTGCCGTCATACCTGCCGGACCTGCCGGGTATCGCCGATGACTTGTCCTACAGTGCCGACCTAGGCCCCGGCTTCGCCCCATCGGGAACCACGCACAGCATTCCAGAGCTTCCGACCTTCTCTGAGGAGAGCACTG GAGGTGAGCTCCACCCTAgtgttcttcctcctcctccgccgccgccaccaccaccacctccaccaccacctcctcctcccgcAACTACAACTCCAGCAGGACCGCCTCCTCCGCCACCGCTTCCAGCAGAAACCACCTCAGATGGCGTCAGAGTTCCCAGCTCAG GCACAGTGTCTGGTGCCCCCAGTGAGGTGGTCCAGCCCTCAGACGGTCGAGCCAGCCTCCTAGAGTCCATCCGCAATGCTGGCGGGATCGGCAACGCCAAGTTGCGCAATGTCAAGGAGCGCAAGATGGAGAAGAAGAAACAGAAGGAGCAGGAGCAAG TCGGAGCAGCGTCCAATGGCGGCGACTTCATGTCCGATCTCTTCAACAAGCTCGCCATGCGCAGGAAAG GTATTTCTGGCAAGGTTCCCGCTGGTGGGGATTCAACCGAACCTCCTGCCGGTGCCGGAGGAGCGTTCGCGAGAATGTCCGATGTCATCCCCCCACTTCCCGCCCCGCACACGACCACGACAGACGACGACGACTGGGAGGTCTGA